A window of the Oscillospiraceae bacterium genome harbors these coding sequences:
- a CDS encoding MBL fold metallo-hydrolase → MKKAIRFLAAALAPLFLLCGCEEAISSSSAASADSAAASSAAAESSAESLPVSKSTGTGKTAVWFFDVGQGDSELVQLPNGKNLLIDAGTAECGTGLVKLIKGLGVQELDYVVATHPHADHIGSMRKIIETFAIGSYYMPRVADDEVPTTSTYTNLLKAMQKKGIKAIQAKAGVTLFSENGCKAQLLAPVSTSYKNLNNYSAVTLLTIGKKKFLFTGDAEKESEQQMLKSGASLQADVLKCGHHGSKTSTTASFLKAVSPTDAVISCGRNNDYGFPPQQTLSKLNKDHVKIYRTDEQHTICARTDGNTITFQTGLASATAA, encoded by the coding sequence ATGAAAAAGGCAATTCGGTTTTTAGCCGCTGCACTGGCCCCGCTGTTTCTGCTGTGTGGCTGTGAAGAGGCGATTTCCAGTTCTTCGGCAGCATCCGCTGACTCCGCGGCGGCTTCTTCTGCGGCGGCGGAAAGTTCTGCAGAATCGTTGCCTGTATCAAAAAGTACAGGTACAGGAAAAACCGCCGTGTGGTTTTTTGACGTAGGCCAAGGCGACAGTGAACTTGTACAGCTGCCAAATGGCAAGAATCTCTTAATCGACGCCGGCACCGCCGAGTGCGGCACCGGGCTTGTCAAGCTCATCAAAGGCTTGGGTGTGCAAGAACTGGACTATGTGGTCGCCACCCATCCCCATGCCGACCATATCGGCAGTATGCGGAAAATCATTGAAACGTTTGCCATCGGCAGCTATTACATGCCGCGTGTTGCAGACGATGAAGTCCCCACCACCTCTACCTATACCAATCTGCTGAAAGCCATGCAGAAAAAGGGCATCAAAGCAATACAGGCAAAAGCCGGCGTCACCCTTTTCAGTGAAAACGGCTGTAAGGCACAGCTGCTAGCGCCTGTTTCAACTTCTTATAAAAACCTGAATAATTATTCAGCTGTCACTCTGCTGACGATTGGTAAAAAGAAATTTTTATTTACCGGCGATGCAGAGAAAGAGAGTGAACAGCAGATGCTGAAAAGCGGCGCTTCGCTGCAGGCAGATGTACTGAAATGCGGCCATCATGGCAGCAAAACCAGCACCACGGCATCTTTTCTGAAGGCCGTTTCACCTACGGACGCGGTTATTTCCTGCGGGCGCAACAACGACTACGGTTTCCCGCCGCAGCAGACGCTCTCGAAACTAAATAAGGACCATGTGAAAATTTACCGTACCGATGAGCAGCACACCATCTGCGCACGCACGGACGGCAACACTATCACTTTTCAGACCGGCCTTGCCTCTGCCACCGCAGCATAG
- the dusB gene encoding tRNA dihydrouridine synthase DusB yields the protein MLKIGNVELTGRALLAPMAGITDRAFREMCVRFGAGYCVTEMVSAKALEYHDKKTASLMVIGPQEHPCGLQIFGSEPRSMALAARAALAFSPDIIDINMGCPVPKINASGSGAVLMKTPALCGEIVAAVKDAVSIPVTVKMRTGWDSGSINAVEVAKACAAAGADAVAVHARTKTQMYRPGVDWRVIRAVKQAVDIPVIGNGDVTGPVAAAHMLEQTGCDAVMVGRSAMGNPWIFQQINAALQNQVEIIPAPGIYQRITVMLQHISKMVEYKGEHRAMHEARKHVACYLHGLRGAAQFRRRAGELETFHDLELLARDILAENKE from the coding sequence ATGCTGAAAATCGGAAATGTAGAATTGACCGGGCGGGCGCTGCTGGCCCCTATGGCGGGCATTACAGACCGTGCCTTTCGGGAGATGTGCGTGCGCTTTGGCGCGGGGTATTGCGTCACAGAGATGGTCAGCGCGAAAGCGCTGGAGTATCACGACAAAAAAACAGCATCGCTGATGGTCATCGGCCCGCAGGAGCACCCCTGCGGCCTGCAGATTTTTGGCAGCGAACCACGCAGCATGGCGCTTGCCGCTAGGGCTGCGCTGGCTTTTTCACCTGATATCATCGACATTAACATGGGCTGCCCGGTGCCCAAAATTAATGCCTCGGGCAGCGGCGCGGTGCTGATGAAAACGCCTGCTCTGTGCGGCGAAATTGTCGCTGCTGTAAAGGACGCGGTCAGTATTCCGGTCACTGTAAAGATGCGCACAGGCTGGGACAGCGGCAGTATTAACGCGGTCGAGGTGGCCAAAGCCTGCGCGGCCGCCGGTGCCGATGCCGTGGCTGTACATGCGCGCACCAAAACCCAGATGTACCGCCCGGGGGTCGATTGGCGCGTGATTCGCGCGGTAAAGCAGGCGGTGGATATTCCGGTTATTGGCAATGGTGACGTGACCGGGCCGGTTGCCGCAGCACACATGCTTGAGCAAACCGGCTGCGACGCGGTGATGGTAGGCCGCAGCGCCATGGGTAATCCGTGGATTTTCCAGCAGATTAACGCTGCCCTGCAAAATCAGGTGGAAATTATTCCGGCGCCGGGCATTTATCAGCGCATAACCGTTATGCTGCAGCACATTTCCAAAATGGTGGAGTACAAAGGGGAGCACCGCGCGATGCATGAGGCGCGCAAACATGTCGCCTGTTACCTGCACGGGCTGCGCGGTGCGGCGCAGTTTCGCCGGCGCGCGGGCGAACTGGAAACTTTCCATGATTTAGAGCTGCTTGCACGCGATATTCTTGCAGAAAACAAAGAATGA
- a CDS encoding pentapeptide repeat-containing protein, which translates to MENADSARFLQAVQPLLEEETPLAGGIWHGVLLPNATLEQLEVRQCTFDACTFSGGSFAGADFREVQFQNCDFSNTQFTDAFFARCHFTNCRCIGANFNGAVFRELHVRGTNFQYADFDRTRLTDVSMAETDLTEATFSEAAIKRLTIRRCRFVKNSFFKTPLAGVDFSDCTFSAPVVSWPPAELKGATVSLTQAAGLAGLLGLHIKL; encoded by the coding sequence ATGGAAAACGCCGATTCGGCCCGCTTTTTACAGGCGGTACAACCTTTGCTGGAGGAAGAAACGCCGCTTGCCGGCGGCATTTGGCACGGCGTTTTGCTGCCAAATGCTACACTGGAGCAGCTGGAAGTACGCCAATGCACCTTTGATGCCTGTACTTTTTCAGGTGGCAGCTTTGCCGGGGCCGATTTTCGGGAAGTACAGTTTCAGAACTGCGATTTTTCCAACACGCAGTTTACCGATGCGTTTTTCGCGCGCTGTCACTTTACAAACTGCCGCTGTATCGGTGCAAATTTTAACGGCGCGGTTTTTCGCGAACTTCATGTACGCGGAACCAATTTTCAGTACGCTGACTTTGACCGTACCCGCCTGACAGACGTTTCTATGGCAGAAACCGACCTGACGGAAGCGACTTTTTCTGAGGCTGCAATCAAGCGGCTGACCATTCGCCGCTGCCGTTTTGTAAAAAACTCCTTTTTCAAGACACCGCTTGCCGGCGTGGACTTTTCGGACTGCACCTTTTCAGCACCCGTTGTTTCATGGCCGCCGGCCGAGCTGAAAGGCGCCACGGTCAGCCTGACACAGGCCGCCGGGCTCGCGGGTCTGCTGGGACTGCACATAAAACTGTGA
- the polA gene encoding DNA polymerase I, giving the protein MKLLVLDGNSILNRAFYGIKLLTTKEGLYTNGIYGFMTMLQRLEKETQPDAVAIAFDLKAPTFRHKRYAGYKANRHGMPEELAQQLPNLKNLLTLLGYRQVTCGGYEADDILGTLGTACTARRDTCIIATGDRDSLQLVGPYVSVRLASTKYGQPQVTLYDEQRVMDDYGVTPPEMIEIKALQGDSSDCIPGVKGIGPKGAGQLIQQYHSIDYIYEHLAELDIRENMRQKLQSGKESAYLSRELGTICTTAPIDTDPQHYVKGPVQKAEAASLLRRLEFFKFLESMDLDSTEAAASDEEEAAATVLVLHPDLKALCSALQQDKKMYLLGEFDGRELTALCVARKNKAYLLETPEEWNQIFALSLPCCTFDSKLLYLAAEKAGAVLHVETDALLAAYLLNATANGYSFDHVCQEYGALLPGSVEPENMQPQDLMRIDTLSGSAKVCALPALCSTLEQKIAETDETSLLKNIEQPLARVLAHMEQVGFAVDRESIAAYGKVLEEKVQTYQRQIWDETGYEFNLNSPKQLGEALFDKLGLPHGKKTKSGWSTSAAVLENLRYDHPVVELVLQYRTVSKLKSTYCDGLLKVIAPDGRIHSSFNQTETRTGRISSTEPNLQNIPVRTDIGRELRRFFVAKPGCVLIDADYSQIELRVLAHAANDKNMIDAFRNGEDIHRATAAQVFHMPEEMVTPLMRSRAKAVNFGIVYGIGAFSLSKQLHISRKEADTYIKEYLQHYNGINDYMQRMVKEAKEKGYAETIFGRRRYLPELSSSNFNLRSFGERVARNMPIQGAAADIIKIAMVHVEDRLRKEGLAARLILQVHDELIVEAPQAEAETARVLLQQEMENAAQLSVPLTADAKIGKTWYEAKA; this is encoded by the coding sequence ATGAAACTACTCGTCCTGGACGGGAACAGCATTTTAAACCGCGCTTTTTACGGCATTAAGCTTTTGACAACCAAAGAGGGTTTATATACAAACGGCATATACGGCTTTATGACCATGCTGCAAAGGCTGGAAAAAGAGACACAGCCAGACGCCGTAGCTATTGCTTTTGACCTGAAAGCGCCCACGTTTCGCCACAAGCGCTATGCCGGCTACAAAGCCAACCGCCACGGTATGCCAGAAGAACTGGCACAGCAGCTGCCAAATCTGAAAAATCTGCTGACGCTGCTGGGGTACCGCCAAGTGACCTGCGGGGGCTATGAAGCCGACGATATTCTGGGCACGCTGGGGACCGCCTGCACCGCACGCCGCGACACCTGCATCATCGCCACCGGCGACCGCGATAGCCTGCAGCTGGTGGGGCCGTATGTTTCGGTGCGCCTTGCCAGCACCAAGTACGGCCAGCCGCAGGTGACTCTTTACGACGAGCAACGCGTAATGGACGATTACGGCGTTACCCCGCCGGAAATGATTGAAATCAAGGCACTGCAGGGCGACTCTTCCGACTGTATCCCGGGGGTAAAAGGCATTGGGCCAAAGGGCGCGGGACAGCTGATTCAGCAGTACCACTCCATTGATTATATCTATGAACATTTAGCAGAGCTGGATATCCGCGAAAATATGCGCCAAAAGCTGCAGAGCGGCAAAGAAAGCGCCTATCTTTCGCGTGAACTGGGCACGATCTGTACCACCGCACCCATTGACACAGACCCGCAGCATTATGTGAAAGGGCCTGTACAGAAAGCGGAAGCTGCCTCTCTGCTGCGCCGGCTTGAATTCTTTAAATTTCTGGAATCCATGGACCTTGACAGCACAGAGGCAGCGGCTTCTGACGAAGAAGAGGCCGCCGCCACAGTGCTGGTGCTGCACCCGGACTTAAAAGCACTGTGCAGCGCTCTGCAGCAGGACAAAAAAATGTATCTGCTGGGCGAATTTGATGGGCGTGAACTGACCGCCCTGTGTGTTGCGCGCAAAAACAAAGCCTACCTGCTGGAAACGCCGGAGGAATGGAACCAGATTTTTGCGCTCTCGCTGCCCTGCTGCACGTTTGACAGCAAGCTGCTCTACCTTGCCGCGGAAAAAGCGGGTGCTGTCCTCCATGTGGAAACTGACGCCCTGCTGGCCGCCTACCTGCTCAATGCCACCGCAAACGGCTACAGCTTTGACCATGTCTGTCAGGAATACGGCGCGCTTTTACCCGGCTCGGTAGAGCCGGAAAACATGCAGCCACAAGACCTAATGCGCATAGATACCCTGAGCGGCAGCGCCAAAGTCTGTGCGCTGCCCGCCCTGTGCAGCACACTGGAACAGAAAATTGCAGAGACAGATGAAACCTCCCTGCTGAAAAATATTGAGCAGCCCCTGGCGCGCGTACTGGCACACATGGAGCAGGTTGGCTTTGCAGTGGACCGCGAAAGCATTGCGGCCTACGGAAAAGTGCTGGAAGAAAAAGTGCAGACTTATCAGCGGCAGATTTGGGACGAAACCGGCTATGAATTTAACCTGAACAGCCCCAAACAGCTTGGTGAGGCCCTTTTTGACAAACTGGGCCTTCCGCACGGCAAAAAGACAAAGAGTGGCTGGTCCACCAGCGCCGCTGTGCTGGAAAACCTGCGGTACGATCACCCGGTCGTTGAGCTGGTTTTGCAGTACCGCACTGTCAGCAAGCTGAAAAGCACCTACTGTGACGGCCTGTTGAAAGTCATCGCGCCGGACGGCCGCATTCATTCAAGCTTTAACCAGACTGAAACCCGCACCGGCCGCATCAGCTCGACTGAGCCAAACCTGCAGAATATCCCGGTGCGAACCGACATCGGCCGCGAACTGCGCCGCTTCTTTGTTGCAAAGCCCGGCTGCGTGCTGATTGACGCCGACTATTCGCAGATTGAGCTGCGCGTACTGGCCCATGCTGCCAATGACAAAAACATGATTGACGCTTTCCGAAACGGCGAAGATATTCACCGCGCGACTGCAGCGCAGGTGTTCCACATGCCGGAAGAAATGGTGACACCCTTAATGCGCAGCCGTGCCAAGGCGGTTAATTTCGGTATTGTGTACGGAATCGGCGCCTTTTCCCTTTCCAAGCAGCTGCATATCTCCCGCAAAGAGGCTGACACCTACATTAAAGAATACCTGCAGCACTACAATGGCATCAATGACTATATGCAGCGCATGGTGAAGGAAGCCAAAGAAAAAGGCTATGCCGAAACCATCTTTGGCCGGCGGCGCTACCTGCCGGAACTTTCCAGCAGCAACTTTAACCTGCGCTCTTTCGGTGAGCGGGTCGCGCGCAATATGCCTATACAGGGCGCTGCCGCGGATATCATCAAAATTGCCATGGTGCACGTGGAAGACCGCCTGCGCAAAGAGGGCCTTGCCGCCCGCTTGATTTTGCAAGTACACGATGAGCTGATTGTCGAGGCGCCTCAAGCCGAGGCCGAAACCGCCAGGGTGCTTTTGCAGCAGGAAATGGAAAACGCAGCGCAGCTCTCTGTGCCGCTGACTGCTGACGCAAAAATCGGCAAAACATGGTACGAAGCAAAGGCATAA
- a CDS encoding methyltransferase domain-containing protein, translated as MFFSCPVCKKEFYYTNSNHTVTCENGHSFDFAKEGYLYLLPPNKKHSKSPGDDKEMVEARRRFLSGGNYELFAEELCQLARRYTPAGAPVVLDAGCGEGYYTAQLADTLQEGGRTAQIFGCDISKAAIRLAAKAVPGVSFAVASSFSLPMPDASVDLLTDIFAPVVPEEFQRVTKPGGRFLLAVPSARHLYGLKQILYDQPYENEEKDTDYPGFCFLERVPVRGSLTLLGQDVQDLFAMTPYYWKTPKEGCEKLKNVTELTTEIGFDFLVYERNPQ; from the coding sequence ATGTTTTTTAGCTGTCCTGTTTGTAAAAAAGAATTTTATTATACAAATAGTAATCATACAGTGACCTGCGAAAACGGCCACAGCTTTGATTTTGCCAAAGAGGGATACTTGTACCTGCTGCCGCCCAACAAAAAACACAGCAAATCCCCCGGAGACGACAAAGAGATGGTCGAAGCACGGCGGCGCTTTCTTTCCGGCGGAAATTACGAACTTTTTGCCGAGGAGCTCTGCCAGCTTGCCCGCCGCTACACACCTGCCGGCGCGCCAGTTGTACTGGATGCCGGCTGCGGCGAGGGCTACTACACGGCCCAGCTTGCCGACACCCTGCAGGAGGGCGGCCGTACCGCACAGATTTTTGGCTGCGATATCTCAAAGGCGGCGATTCGTCTGGCCGCAAAGGCCGTGCCCGGCGTTTCTTTTGCGGTAGCAAGCAGTTTTTCGCTGCCAATGCCAGACGCCTCTGTTGACCTTTTGACGGATATCTTTGCACCGGTTGTTCCAGAGGAATTTCAGCGGGTGACAAAACCGGGCGGGCGCTTTCTGCTGGCAGTGCCCAGTGCGCGGCATTTGTACGGCTTGAAACAAATTCTGTATGATCAGCCTTACGAAAATGAAGAAAAAGACACCGACTACCCCGGTTTCTGCTTTCTGGAGCGGGTCCCCGTGCGTGGCAGCCTAACGCTTTTGGGGCAGGACGTACAGGACCTTTTCGCAATGACGCCTTATTACTGGAAAACCCCGAAAGAGGGCTGCGAAAAGCTGAAAAACGTAACAGAGCTTACAACAGAAATCGGCTTTGATTTTCTGGTATATGAAAGGAATCCACAGTGA
- the rimI gene encoding ribosomal protein S18-alanine N-acetyltransferase — MSNTAQVVPMAEAHIAALAQLERLCFSAPWSEAGLRAELFCDTAVFRVVVSGGKVLGYGGMHFVCGEGYIDNIAVLPAARRQGIGRRLVQALLDYANDRGGAFVTLEVRESNTAATALYRSLGFLPVGRRRSYYTKPAEDALLFTRRFENPPLS; from the coding sequence GTGAGCAATACCGCACAAGTTGTACCTATGGCAGAAGCGCACATCGCCGCTTTGGCGCAGCTTGAGCGCCTGTGCTTTTCTGCGCCATGGAGTGAAGCCGGCCTGCGCGCGGAGCTTTTCTGTGACACAGCTGTTTTTCGGGTGGTTGTATCCGGCGGCAAAGTGCTCGGCTACGGCGGTATGCACTTTGTCTGCGGTGAGGGCTATATCGACAATATCGCAGTGCTGCCCGCCGCCCGCCGGCAGGGCATCGGCCGCAGGTTAGTCCAGGCACTGCTGGACTACGCAAACGATCGCGGCGGCGCTTTCGTCACGCTTGAAGTCCGGGAAAGCAACACCGCAGCCACTGCACTTTACCGTTCCCTGGGCTTTTTACCGGTGGGGCGGCGGCGCAGCTACTACACAAAGCCCGCGGAGGACGCCCTGCTCTTTACCCGCCGCTTTGAGAATCCCCCTCTCTCATAA
- a CDS encoding helix-turn-helix domain-containing protein: protein MNIEIANRLVQLRKKNGFSQEELAARLGISRQAVSKWERAESSPDTDNLILLAQLYHVSLDDLLRTDDPVTPKPPSWDSTSAQSGPQAPGPGAFNPQPQGHPACSEAAQQPPYLQTFLSAAPVLSALLLQLLFTLIPPLHSLAAPIFTLGTTCIYLILGCCFRCWHPGWLVFLMIPVYTAGIVGAYPIFITIIFLLMGFLFNKWHPAWILYITIPIFNALSNFLHF from the coding sequence ATGAATATTGAAATTGCAAATCGGCTGGTACAGCTGCGAAAAAAGAATGGCTTCTCGCAGGAGGAACTCGCCGCAAGGCTCGGCATCAGCCGGCAGGCGGTTTCAAAGTGGGAACGCGCCGAATCTTCACCCGACACCGACAACCTGATTTTACTGGCGCAGCTTTACCATGTTTCGCTGGATGACCTGCTGAGGACAGACGATCCTGTCACACCTAAGCCACCGTCATGGGACAGCACCTCCGCACAAAGCGGTCCGCAGGCACCCGGCCCCGGCGCTTTCAATCCGCAGCCGCAAGGACATCCGGCCTGCTCCGAAGCCGCGCAGCAGCCGCCTTATTTACAGACGTTTTTATCTGCCGCTCCGGTTCTTTCCGCTCTGCTGCTGCAGCTGCTCTTTACACTGATTCCGCCGCTGCACAGCCTTGCCGCGCCGATTTTTACCCTGGGCACGACCTGCATCTATCTGATCTTAGGCTGTTGCTTTCGCTGCTGGCACCCAGGCTGGCTGGTTTTTTTGATGATCCCGGTTTACACGGCGGGCATCGTCGGTGCCTATCCGATTTTTATCACGATTATCTTTCTGCTGATGGGTTTTCTTTTTAACAAATGGCACCCAGCGTGGATTTTGTACATCACCATTCCTATTTTTAATGCACTTTCAAATTTTCTGCATTTTTGA
- the tsaD gene encoding tRNA (adenosine(37)-N6)-threonylcarbamoyltransferase complex transferase subunit TsaD: MKILALESSCDETAAAIVEDGRTILSSVVASQVEEHKLYGGVVPEIASRRHCEAVVPVTQKALEDAGLSLADIDAIGVTYAPGLIGALLVGVNFAKGLAMASGKPLVPVHHLRGHVAANYLTSPDLKPPFLCLVVSGGHTHIVQVKDYTDIAVLGQTRDDAAGEAFDKAARAMGMPYPGGIELDETAESGDDHAFTLPRPRVDGSRYDFSFSGLKTSVINLIHNAEQRGETLSVPDLAASYRRAVVDCLERNFVRAADDTGAKTLVLAGGVSANRLLRRRLAAVCKERRWAFYCPALPLCGDNAAMIASQAYYEFLAGHTAGNDLNARPEMPMEENN; encoded by the coding sequence ATGAAAATACTCGCATTGGAAAGTTCCTGTGACGAAACCGCTGCCGCCATTGTAGAAGATGGACGCACCATTCTCTCCAGCGTAGTCGCGTCGCAGGTAGAGGAGCACAAACTTTACGGCGGGGTAGTACCGGAAATCGCCAGCCGCCGCCACTGTGAGGCTGTGGTTCCCGTTACCCAAAAAGCGCTGGAAGACGCCGGCCTTTCTCTTGCCGATATTGACGCGATTGGCGTTACCTATGCGCCGGGGCTGATTGGCGCGCTGCTGGTGGGGGTCAACTTTGCCAAAGGGCTCGCGATGGCCTCTGGCAAACCGCTGGTACCGGTACATCACCTGCGCGGACACGTTGCCGCAAATTACCTGACCAGCCCCGACCTGAAACCTCCCTTTCTGTGCCTGGTGGTTTCGGGTGGGCACACGCATATTGTACAGGTAAAGGACTACACTGACATTGCTGTACTGGGCCAGACGCGCGACGACGCCGCCGGAGAAGCCTTTGACAAAGCTGCTCGCGCCATGGGTATGCCTTACCCCGGCGGCATTGAGCTGGACGAAACCGCCGAAAGCGGCGACGACCACGCCTTTACGCTGCCGCGCCCGCGGGTAGACGGATCTCGCTATGACTTCAGCTTTTCGGGGCTGAAAACTTCTGTTATCAATCTGATTCACAACGCCGAGCAGCGCGGCGAAACTCTTTCTGTGCCGGATCTTGCTGCCTCTTACCGGCGCGCAGTGGTCGACTGTCTTGAGCGCAACTTTGTGCGCGCAGCCGATGACACCGGCGCAAAGACGCTGGTGCTTGCAGGCGGAGTCAGCGCAAACCGCCTGCTGCGCCGCCGGCTTGCGGCTGTCTGCAAAGAGCGCAGATGGGCTTTTTACTGCCCGGCGCTCCCTCTTTGCGGTGACAACGCCGCCATGATTGCCTCGCAGGCTTATTATGAATTTTTAGCCGGTCATACCGCCGGAAATGACCTGAATGCGCGCCCTGAAATGCCTATGGAAGAAAATAATTGA
- a CDS encoding phosphoenolpyruvate carboxykinase (GTP) produces the protein MTTNQSVLSWIEKVKALVTPADVMWIDGSEEQLESLRKEAVQTGEMIKLNQEKLPGCYLHRTAENDVARVEGRTFICSRKEEDAGPTNHWMDPQKCYKMLFDIARGSYTGRTMYIIPYSMGPVGSPFAKIGVEVTDSIYVVLNMSIMTRVGEKVWKTLGSSNDWVRGLHCKCNVDPEKRYICQFPEDNTIISVNSAYGGNVLLGKKCFALRIASYQGKTEGWMAEHMLILGIQNPKGEIKYVSAAFPSGCGKTNLAMLIPPESYRKKGYKIFTVGDDIAWMRIGPDGRLWAINPENGFFGIAPGTNAKSNPNALATTRKGTIFTNVAYNKDDNTVWWEGLDKNPPENGIDWKGRPWNGKTSKEKGAHPNSRFTAPAKNCPCISPEFDKGAGVPISAIIFGGRRAQTTPLVYQSRCWNNGVFVGSIMASETTAAATGAVGVVRRDPMAMLPFCGYNMGDYLGHWIEMGQKLGDKAPKIFNVNWFRLDKDGNFQWPGFGENLRALEWILGRCDGTADATETPIGYVPKPEDINMEGLEDEVSADTLKEILTVDKSQWQKEADEITEFYKKFGSKLPKELSSELDGLKARLK, from the coding sequence ATGACAACCAATCAATCTGTACTGAGCTGGATCGAAAAAGTGAAGGCTTTGGTTACGCCGGCTGATGTGATGTGGATAGACGGCTCGGAAGAACAGCTGGAGTCTCTGCGTAAAGAGGCTGTTCAAACGGGCGAAATGATTAAGCTTAACCAGGAAAAACTGCCTGGCTGCTACCTGCACCGCACAGCAGAAAACGATGTTGCCCGTGTAGAGGGACGCACCTTTATCTGCTCGCGTAAAGAAGAGGATGCCGGACCCACCAACCACTGGATGGACCCACAGAAATGCTACAAAATGCTTTTCGATATTGCGCGCGGCAGCTATACGGGCCGCACCATGTACATCATCCCGTACTCCATGGGCCCGGTCGGTTCTCCTTTTGCGAAAATCGGCGTTGAAGTGACAGATTCGATTTATGTCGTTTTAAATATGTCCATTATGACCCGCGTGGGCGAAAAAGTATGGAAAACCCTGGGCAGCAGCAACGACTGGGTGCGCGGTCTGCACTGCAAGTGCAATGTCGACCCCGAAAAGCGCTACATCTGTCAGTTCCCTGAGGACAACACCATTATTTCGGTCAACTCCGCCTACGGCGGCAACGTTCTTTTGGGCAAAAAATGCTTTGCTCTGCGTATTGCCTCTTATCAGGGCAAAACAGAGGGCTGGATGGCCGAGCACATGCTGATTTTGGGCATTCAGAACCCCAAGGGTGAAATTAAATATGTATCGGCTGCTTTCCCCTCCGGCTGCGGCAAGACCAACCTTGCCATGCTGATTCCGCCGGAAAGCTACCGCAAAAAGGGATATAAAATCTTTACAGTAGGCGATGATATCGCTTGGATGCGCATTGGTCCGGACGGCCGCCTGTGGGCGATTAACCCGGAAAACGGTTTCTTTGGCATTGCCCCTGGCACAAACGCCAAATCAAACCCCAACGCCCTGGCAACTACCCGCAAGGGCACTATCTTTACCAATGTTGCGTACAATAAAGACGACAACACCGTTTGGTGGGAAGGTCTTGACAAAAACCCGCCGGAAAACGGCATAGACTGGAAAGGCCGCCCTTGGAACGGCAAGACCAGCAAAGAAAAGGGTGCACACCCCAACAGCCGCTTTACTGCACCAGCAAAGAACTGCCCCTGCATCAGCCCTGAGTTTGACAAAGGCGCCGGCGTGCCGATTTCCGCCATTATCTTTGGCGGCCGCCGCGCACAGACCACACCTTTGGTGTACCAGTCCCGCTGCTGGAACAATGGCGTATTCGTCGGCTCGATTATGGCCTCTGAGACCACTGCAGCGGCAACCGGCGCGGTCGGTGTCGTGCGCCGTGACCCAATGGCTATGCTGCCTTTCTGCGGCTACAACATGGGTGATTATCTGGGCCATTGGATTGAAATGGGCCAGAAACTGGGCGACAAAGCTCCCAAGATTTTCAACGTCAACTGGTTCCGTCTGGACAAAGACGGCAACTTCCAGTGGCCGGGTTTTGGCGAAAATCTGCGTGCGCTTGAGTGGATTCTTGGCCGCTGCGACGGTACTGCCGACGCAACCGAAACACCGATCGGCTACGTGCCAAAGCCAGAGGATATCAATATGGAGGGTCTGGAGGACGAAGTCAGTGCCGACACCCTGAAAGAAATCCTGACCGTTGACAAGAGCCAATGGCAGAAAGAAGCCGATGAAATTACCGAATTCTACAAGAAGTTCGGCAGCAAGCTGCCAAAAGAACTTTCCAGTGAACTGGATGGTCTAAAAGCCCGTTTAAAGTAA
- a CDS encoding 16S rRNA (uracil(1498)-N(3))-methyltransferase, which translates to MPRFFISEPPGEEIVLGGEDAHHIAKSLRMRPGEAVTLCDGNGLDYHGEIAEVGTETVRIQILSSEKNQTEPSVNVTLCQGVPKSAKMDWIVQKAVELGVSRIVPTLTARCVSRPEEKSAAKKVQRWQKIACEAAKQSGRGVLPRVLPFALLPKAVAAAPGKCLLFYEGGGEKLTNAVQETDTNVTIFVGPEGGFAPEEVQLLQDAGGMVASLGPRILRTETAPLAALTAVMLLTGNL; encoded by the coding sequence ATGCCCCGATTTTTTATCAGTGAGCCACCCGGTGAAGAAATCGTTTTGGGCGGCGAAGACGCCCACCATATTGCAAAAAGCCTGCGTATGCGCCCGGGCGAGGCTGTTACCCTGTGCGACGGAAACGGGCTTGACTACCACGGCGAAATTGCCGAAGTTGGCACGGAAACCGTTCGTATTCAAATTCTTTCCTCAGAAAAGAATCAGACAGAACCAAGCGTGAACGTCACGCTGTGCCAAGGCGTGCCAAAGAGCGCAAAAATGGACTGGATTGTGCAGAAAGCCGTGGAACTCGGCGTTTCACGCATTGTGCCAACCCTGACCGCCCGCTGTGTCTCCCGCCCAGAGGAAAAATCCGCCGCCAAGAAAGTACAGCGCTGGCAGAAAATTGCCTGTGAAGCCGCCAAGCAGAGCGGCCGCGGCGTTCTTCCCCGCGTACTGCCATTTGCGCTACTGCCAAAGGCTGTGGCAGCAGCACCTGGAAAGTGCCTGCTGTTTTACGAGGGCGGCGGCGAAAAGCTGACCAATGCAGTACAGGAGACAGACACCAATGTGACTATTTTTGTCGGTCCAGAGGGTGGCTTCGCACCGGAAGAAGTACAGCTGCTGCAGGACGCGGGCGGCATGGTGGCGTCGCTCGGGCCGCGCATTCTGCGCACAGAGACAGCCCCGCTTGCCGCCCTGACCGCTGTCATGCTTTTGACCGGAAATTTGTAA